In a single window of the Micromonospora sp. WMMD1155 genome:
- a CDS encoding TIGR03773 family transporter-associated surface protein has translation MRAGAAGLALAVLAVALEGAPAAAEPAAVTAAGADLVSVALNGDSMSLRLRDAAQVSHDAAGHDPAEVVLGPAGGLAGRVPAGKSFAFLGSPGHAVWSLSAGDSGFPALDTTGVRPGVVTDDTVALTVRSVEGPGTFTAYTLSGLGTATPLFGSGPGLARTAQLPVATRTGGVVWAFDAAGDYRLALTCSATLRSGRKVSAETTYRVRVPAISPVEQAPLAPPAKQVPGPDEQSAARALAAPPAAPKPAAAPKPAAAPPAAAAKAAATTATGARQVIADGHVDMGPQLSGETWTIRIKDDRTSPPVWRETADVVLQVKDNAKITVPAGADFLGKQGDAVWLLPQSQQAGIVWPGWNTQHESVVSGIKGNVTWTLKGVDGPGRFALFLTGSFGKADVLFDSAKAFPQQLSVPLNTHAHGNWAFSKPGLYRLAVQMNGTTSAGKAVTDTKTLTLAVGDSTDPNSGFGSGGGTGSGGDDDGGDQGGAGRLPRTGAGWVLTAGAAGVVLVAVGVLLVLLTRRRRAGLATADA, from the coding sequence ATGCGCGCCGGTGCCGCCGGCCTTGCGTTAGCCGTACTGGCGGTGGCCCTCGAGGGTGCGCCGGCAGCCGCGGAACCGGCCGCGGTCACCGCGGCCGGCGCGGACCTGGTGTCCGTCGCCCTGAACGGTGACTCGATGTCGCTGCGGCTGCGCGACGCCGCGCAGGTGTCCCACGACGCGGCCGGACACGACCCGGCCGAGGTGGTGCTCGGCCCGGCTGGCGGGCTGGCCGGCCGAGTGCCGGCAGGGAAGAGCTTCGCGTTCCTCGGTTCGCCGGGGCACGCCGTGTGGTCACTGTCCGCCGGCGACAGCGGGTTCCCAGCGCTGGACACCACCGGGGTACGCCCCGGCGTCGTCACCGATGACACGGTGGCCCTCACCGTACGTTCGGTCGAGGGCCCGGGAACGTTCACGGCGTACACCCTGTCCGGTCTCGGCACGGCGACTCCGCTCTTCGGCAGCGGCCCGGGTCTGGCGCGGACGGCGCAGCTACCGGTGGCGACGCGTACCGGCGGGGTGGTCTGGGCCTTCGACGCGGCCGGTGACTACCGGCTGGCCCTGACCTGCTCGGCCACCCTGCGCTCCGGCCGGAAGGTCAGCGCGGAGACCACGTACCGGGTGCGCGTGCCGGCGATCAGCCCGGTCGAGCAGGCGCCGCTCGCGCCTCCCGCCAAGCAGGTGCCGGGGCCCGACGAGCAGTCGGCAGCGCGCGCACTCGCCGCACCCCCGGCTGCGCCGAAGCCCGCAGCCGCGCCGAAACCCGCCGCAGCCCCACCGGCTGCGGCCGCGAAGGCGGCGGCCACCACCGCCACGGGTGCCCGACAGGTGATTGCCGACGGGCACGTCGACATGGGCCCTCAACTGTCCGGAGAGACGTGGACGATCCGGATCAAGGACGACCGGACCAGCCCTCCCGTCTGGCGGGAGACCGCCGACGTGGTCCTGCAGGTCAAGGACAACGCGAAGATCACGGTACCGGCCGGCGCCGACTTCCTCGGCAAGCAGGGCGACGCCGTGTGGCTGCTACCGCAGTCGCAGCAGGCGGGCATCGTCTGGCCCGGCTGGAACACCCAGCACGAGTCCGTCGTCTCGGGGATCAAGGGCAACGTCACCTGGACGCTGAAGGGCGTCGACGGGCCCGGCCGGTTCGCCCTCTTCCTGACCGGCTCGTTCGGCAAGGCCGACGTGCTCTTCGACTCGGCCAAGGCGTTCCCGCAGCAACTGAGCGTTCCGCTGAACACCCACGCGCACGGCAACTGGGCGTTCAGCAAGCCCGGCCTGTACCGCCTCGCCGTGCAGATGAACGGCACCACCAGCGCCGGCAAGGCGGTCACCGACACGAAGACGCTCACCCTCGCCGTCGGCGACAGCACCGACCCGAACAGCGGCTTCGGCTCCGGCGGTGGCACCGGGAGTGGCGGAGACGACGACGGGGGAGACCAGGGCGGCGCCGGCCGTCTCCCGCGCACCGGTGCCGGTTGGGTGCTGACGGCCGGCGCGGCCGGCGTGGTTCTCGTCGCCGTCGGGGTGCTGCTGGTGCTGTTGACCCGTCGCCGCCGCGCCGGCCTCGCGACGGCAGACGCATGA